A single window of Candidatus Aminicenantes bacterium DNA harbors:
- a CDS encoding sodium-translocating pyrophosphatase has translation MNLLGLARHGLNSFEQVAILSVVLVAFISLFYAWMLRGKVMKKDKGSAKMQEIWLAISEGAESYLGRQLKTILPSIAFLTVLLFLSVYIVPPSREALEEFPRNTLLIIAVGRSIAFILGALFSLIVGQLGMRMAIQANVRAASAARRSFNEALTIAYYSGTVTGMLTDGLGLFGGTMIFIVFGKAAPDALLGFGFGGTLLALFMRVGGGIYTKAADVGADLVGKVEKGIPEDDPRNAAVIADQVGDNVGDCAGMAADIFESYEVTIVSGLILGLALMAIDPTHSLKWIVYPLIIRAIGVISSILGTFTVPIWEKFPVKFLRSHDAEESMFRSYEVSSVNTIAWAFVVAVLYAKDWKMAMLTTIGVGLAVAFNPLTSYFTSTKKKPVRDIVKATKTGSATTILSGLAVGMESTVWALFVIVLSFIGAMLLYGGYGNPLYVLYAVAMIGIGMLSHTGNNVAMDSYGPISDNANGIGEMAWHDMDDEETRKARQIMADLDAVGNTTKAITKGVAIASAVIAAVSLFASFITDVGIVQVRLGLPKLTSIRVSETSVFVGLLLGGALPWLFSSLSIKAVTRAAGLIVEEVRRQFRIPGLMEGKVKPDYARVVGISTTAAQKELIPLAIICVLMPLAVGLSLGVEALGGFLAGIILSGQLLAVFMSNAGGAWDNAKKSVEDQPRDLEANTGKGCEAHKASVVGDTVGDPLKDTAGPALNPMIKVVNMVSLIAAPVIVKYGKMSWGLGAVVVVLAAIMVWAILRSKRDAP, from the coding sequence ATGAACCTGCTCGGCTTGGCCCGCCACGGGCTCAACAGCTTCGAACAAGTCGCCATCCTCAGCGTCGTCCTGGTCGCCTTCATCAGCCTGTTTTACGCCTGGATGCTGCGCGGCAAAGTCATGAAGAAGGACAAGGGCAGCGCCAAGATGCAGGAGATCTGGCTGGCCATCAGCGAGGGAGCCGAAAGCTACCTCGGCCGTCAGCTCAAGACCATCCTGCCGTCCATCGCCTTCCTCACCGTCCTCCTCTTTTTAAGCGTCTACATCGTCCCGCCCAGCCGGGAGGCACTCGAGGAGTTCCCCCGCAACACCCTGCTCATCATCGCCGTCGGCCGTTCCATTGCCTTTATCCTGGGGGCGCTCTTCTCGCTCATCGTCGGCCAGCTCGGCATGCGGATGGCCATTCAGGCCAACGTCCGGGCGGCCTCGGCGGCCCGCCGGAGCTTCAACGAAGCCCTGACCATCGCCTACTACTCCGGGACCGTCACGGGCATGCTGACCGACGGCCTGGGCCTGTTCGGCGGCACCATGATCTTCATCGTCTTCGGCAAGGCCGCCCCCGACGCCCTGCTCGGGTTCGGGTTCGGCGGCACCCTGCTGGCCCTGTTCATGCGGGTCGGCGGCGGCATCTACACCAAGGCCGCCGACGTCGGGGCCGACCTCGTCGGCAAGGTCGAGAAGGGCATCCCCGAGGACGACCCGCGCAACGCCGCGGTCATCGCCGACCAGGTCGGCGACAATGTCGGCGACTGCGCCGGCATGGCCGCCGACATCTTCGAGAGCTACGAGGTGACGATCGTCTCCGGGCTGATCCTGGGGTTGGCCCTGATGGCCATCGACCCCACCCACAGCCTGAAGTGGATCGTTTATCCCCTGATCATCCGGGCCATCGGCGTCATCAGCTCGATCCTGGGCACCTTCACCGTCCCCATCTGGGAGAAGTTCCCGGTCAAGTTCCTGCGGTCCCACGACGCCGAGGAATCCATGTTCCGGTCATACGAAGTGTCCAGCGTCAACACCATCGCCTGGGCCTTCGTCGTGGCCGTCCTCTACGCCAAGGACTGGAAGATGGCCATGCTGACGACGATCGGCGTCGGGCTGGCCGTGGCCTTCAACCCGCTGACCTCCTACTTCACCTCGACCAAGAAGAAGCCGGTCAGGGACATCGTCAAGGCGACCAAGACCGGCTCGGCCACGACCATCCTATCCGGCTTGGCGGTGGGCATGGAATCCACCGTTTGGGCCCTATTCGTTATCGTCCTCAGCTTCATCGGGGCCATGCTCCTGTACGGCGGCTACGGCAATCCGCTTTATGTCCTGTACGCCGTGGCCATGATCGGCATCGGCATGCTCAGCCACACCGGCAACAACGTGGCCATGGACTCGTACGGGCCGATCTCGGACAATGCCAACGGCATTGGCGAGATGGCCTGGCACGACATGGACGACGAGGAGACGCGGAAGGCCCGCCAGATCATGGCCGACCTGGACGCCGTCGGCAACACGACCAAGGCCATCACCAAGGGGGTGGCCATCGCCTCGGCCGTCATCGCCGCGGTTTCGCTATTCGCCTCGTTCATCACCGACGTCGGCATCGTCCAAGTCCGGCTGGGCTTGCCCAAGCTGACCTCGATTCGGGTCTCCGAGACCAGCGTCTTCGTCGGGCTGCTGCTCGGCGGGGCGCTGCCCTGGCTGTTTTCCTCGCTCTCGATCAAGGCCGTCACCAGGGCGGCCGGGCTGATCGTCGAGGAGGTCCGACGCCAGTTCCGCATCCCCGGTCTGATGGAAGGCAAGGTCAAGCCCGACTACGCGCGTGTCGTCGGTATCTCCACCACGGCCGCCCAGAAGGAGCTCATCCCGCTGGCCATCATCTGCGTCCTGATGCCTCTCGCGGTCGGCCTGAGTCTGGGTGTCGAGGCCCTGGGCGGCTTCCTGGCCGGGATCATCTTGAGCGGCCAGCTGCTGGCCGTGTTCATGTCCAACGCCGGCGGGGCCTGGGATAACGCCAAGAAATCGGTCGAGGATCAGCCCCGCGACTTGGAAGCCAACACCGGCAAGGGCTGCGAGGCCCACAAGGCCTCGGTCGTCGGCGACACAGTGGGCGATCCGCTCAAGGACACCGCCGGCCCGGCCCTCAACCCGATGATCAAAGTCGTCAATATGGTCAGCCTGATCGCGGCCCCCGTCATCGTCAAGTACGGCAAGATGAGCTGGGGCCTGGGCGCCGTCGTGGTCGTTCTGGCGGCCATCATGGTCTGGGCCATCCTGCGCAGCAAGCGCGACGCCCC
- the rbsK gene encoding ribokinase — protein MKPKLVVVGSSNTDMIIRLDCLPRPGETVMGGEFAMAAGGKGANQAVGAARAGGDVTLVARVGRDVFAERAVAGWAADRIRAQFVARDPIRPSGTALIFVAADGENSIAVASGANAALSPADVRKAGPAIAAARAVLLSLEIPLNTVLAAAALAAKRGVPVILNPAPARPLPGALLRMVSVLTPNETEAELLTGIPIDGDAAAGRAADRLLRRGVRRAVVITLGKRGAFVAGPGLRRRIAGFRVRAVDTTAAGDIFNGALAVALAEGWDLEAAVRFANAAAALSVTRPGAQPSAPRRDEIKKLLAGR, from the coding sequence ATGAAGCCGAAGCTCGTCGTCGTCGGCAGCTCGAACACCGACATGATCATCCGGCTGGACTGCCTCCCCCGACCGGGCGAGACCGTAATGGGCGGCGAGTTTGCCATGGCTGCCGGAGGCAAGGGGGCCAACCAGGCCGTCGGGGCCGCTCGGGCCGGCGGCGACGTCACCTTGGTCGCCCGCGTCGGCCGGGACGTTTTCGCCGAGCGGGCCGTAGCGGGCTGGGCGGCCGATCGGATCCGGGCTCAATTCGTGGCCCGCGACCCGATCCGGCCTTCCGGGACCGCGCTGATCTTCGTCGCGGCCGACGGTGAGAACAGCATTGCCGTCGCCTCGGGCGCCAATGCGGCGCTGTCCCCGGCAGACGTGCGGAAGGCTGGGCCGGCAATTGCGGCGGCGCGGGCCGTCCTTCTGTCGCTTGAAATCCCCCTCAATACCGTCCTGGCCGCGGCCGCACTGGCCGCCAAGCGGGGAGTCCCCGTCATCCTCAATCCGGCGCCGGCCCGGCCTTTGCCAGGGGCGCTGTTGCGAATGGTTTCGGTTCTGACCCCCAACGAGACCGAGGCGGAACTGCTGACGGGGATTCCGATCGACGGAGACGCCGCGGCCGGCCGGGCGGCCGATCGTCTGCTCCGCCGCGGCGTCCGCCGTGCCGTCGTCATCACCCTAGGGAAAAGGGGCGCCTTCGTCGCCGGCCCCGGGTTGCGGCGCCGGATCGCGGGCTTCCGCGTCCGGGCCGTCGATACTACCGCCGCCGGCGATATCTTCAACGGCGCCCTGGCCGTGGCCTTGGCCGAGGGCTGGGATCTCGAGGCCGCGGTCCGTTTTGCCAACGCGGCCGCTGCGCTCTCCGTGACCCGGCCCGGCGCCCAGCCCTCGGCCCCCCGCCGTGACGAGATTAAAAAACTGTTGGCGGGACGCTGA
- a CDS encoding phosphatase PAP2 family protein gives MDQNERSSRVRGDASSSSSRQAQASRREGNLSNFLTPRVLALLVSGLLVAIVLAFIFARQDLALSSAAQALPNSHADFSFWWLVNYYGEVPTWTIVIMAALTYLASFVSGRLEKTLARYRPHLAFLLLTAALAPGLLDQGLKAIIRRPRPGDGLGFLPLFKIGPAAHDNGFPSGHTAAAFVLLAMAFLVPRTKPVLRAVVGAGFFIWGAAVGLARVVYGVHYPSDVLFGALLTLTVEIVLWGAVFRRRIAAADSPGAGGSDGLVHAQ, from the coding sequence ATGGATCAAAACGAGAGGTCATCGCGAGTGCGCGGCGACGCTTCGTCGTCCTCGTCGCGACAAGCGCAAGCCAGTCGCCGCGAGGGCAACCTCTCAAATTTCTTAACCCCCCGCGTTCTGGCCCTCCTGGTCTCCGGCCTGCTTGTGGCGATCGTCCTGGCTTTTATCTTTGCCCGCCAGGATTTGGCCCTCTCGTCCGCCGCCCAGGCTTTGCCCAATTCACATGCCGATTTCTCGTTCTGGTGGCTGGTCAATTATTACGGCGAGGTCCCGACCTGGACGATCGTGATCATGGCCGCCCTGACTTACCTGGCGTCCTTCGTTTCCGGTCGCCTGGAGAAGACCCTGGCCAGGTACCGTCCCCATCTGGCTTTCCTCCTTCTGACGGCCGCCCTGGCCCCGGGGCTTCTGGACCAGGGGCTGAAGGCCATTATCCGCCGGCCCCGGCCTGGCGACGGCCTTGGGTTTCTGCCGCTGTTTAAAATCGGACCGGCGGCCCACGACAACGGCTTTCCCAGCGGGCATACCGCGGCCGCCTTCGTTCTGTTGGCCATGGCCTTTCTTGTCCCGCGGACCAAACCTGTGCTCCGGGCCGTCGTGGGGGCCGGATTTTTCATTTGGGGCGCGGCGGTCGGCCTGGCCCGCGTCGTCTACGGCGTCCACTACCCGAGCGATGTCCTGTTCGGCGCGCTTCTGACGCTGACCGTGGAGATCGTCCTGTGGGGTGCGGTCTTCCGGCGCCGGATCGCGGCGGCGGATTCGCCCGGCGCCGGGGGGAGCGACGGCCTGGTCCACGCTCAGTAG
- a CDS encoding Glu/Leu/Phe/Val dehydrogenase: MDKKPFNAFEMAQQQFDSVAEKLGLDQATRDLLRRPIREYHFLVPVRMDDGSYKVFQGFRCQHSDARGPCKGGIRFHPHETIDTVRALAMWMTWKTAVVDIPLGGGKGGVICDPHNLSDREQELICRGWIRQVAMNVGHEQDVPAPDVMTHGQHMLWMLDEFEKIRGAKFPGFITGKPVGMGGSLGRTEATGYGVMYTVREAMKELGIDIKKSVGAFQGFGNVSQYAVKLFREYGGKAVCVSCWDQTDQASYTIKRESGIDPDELMAITDKFGAIDKAKARKAGYEILAGDAWIEQEADLLVPAALENQITGSNVGKIHKRVRLIAEGANGPTTPEADAEIQKRGIFMIPDFLCNAGGVTCSYFEQVQNNMNYYWTREEVLTRLDEKMTAGFKAVSDLARKKGVYMREAAYMIAVQRVAQACHLRGWV; encoded by the coding sequence ATGGACAAAAAGCCGTTCAACGCCTTCGAGATGGCGCAGCAGCAGTTCGACTCCGTGGCCGAAAAGCTGGGCCTGGACCAGGCCACCCGGGACTTGCTCCGGCGGCCCATCCGCGAGTACCACTTCCTCGTCCCCGTCCGCATGGACGATGGCAGCTACAAGGTCTTCCAAGGCTTCCGCTGCCAGCATAGCGACGCCCGCGGCCCCTGCAAGGGCGGCATCCGCTTCCACCCCCACGAAACGATCGACACCGTCCGGGCCCTGGCCATGTGGATGACCTGGAAGACGGCCGTGGTCGACATCCCGCTCGGCGGCGGCAAGGGCGGCGTCATCTGCGACCCGCACAACCTCAGCGACCGGGAGCAGGAGCTCATCTGCCGCGGCTGGATCCGCCAGGTGGCCATGAACGTCGGTCATGAGCAGGACGTCCCCGCGCCCGACGTCATGACCCACGGCCAGCACATGCTCTGGATGCTGGACGAGTTCGAGAAGATCCGCGGCGCCAAGTTCCCCGGCTTCATCACCGGCAAGCCGGTGGGCATGGGCGGCTCGCTCGGCCGGACCGAGGCCACCGGGTACGGCGTCATGTACACCGTCCGCGAGGCTATGAAGGAGCTGGGGATCGACATCAAGAAGTCGGTCGGCGCCTTCCAGGGCTTCGGCAACGTCTCCCAATATGCCGTCAAGCTGTTCCGGGAATACGGCGGCAAGGCCGTCTGCGTCTCCTGCTGGGACCAGACCGACCAGGCCTCCTACACGATCAAGCGCGAAAGCGGCATCGATCCCGACGAGCTGATGGCCATCACCGACAAATTCGGGGCGATCGACAAGGCCAAGGCCCGCAAGGCCGGCTACGAGATCCTGGCCGGCGACGCCTGGATCGAGCAGGAGGCCGACCTCCTGGTGCCCGCGGCTCTGGAGAACCAGATCACCGGCTCCAACGTCGGCAAGATCCACAAGCGCGTCCGCTTGATCGCCGAGGGCGCCAACGGCCCGACGACCCCCGAGGCCGACGCCGAGATCCAGAAGCGCGGCATTTTCATGATCCCCGACTTCCTGTGCAATGCGGGCGGCGTCACCTGCAGCTACTTCGAGCAGGTCCAGAACAACATGAACTATTACTGGACCCGGGAAGAAGTTTTGACCCGCCTGGACGAAAAGATGACGGCCGGCTTCAAGGCCGTCTCCGACCTGGCCCGCAAGAAGGGCGTCTACATGCGCGAAGCGGCCTACATGATCGCCGTCCAGCGCGTCGCCCAGGCCTGCCACCTGCGCGGCTGGGTCTGA
- a CDS encoding pyruvate, phosphate dikinase, with product MGTSNSAAGLPGGPLRERVKELECLQRIVAILETPGLSSEKILQGVVNTIPMGWQYADLCRARIKYHKAVFHTPGFEETRWTLRVPLKTHGAPSGWVEVCYSDNLPISREDPFLLEEKKLIELIGNRLGRQFEEWEGTLPIDGTCVLVDPAARRKPDWQVILDLIRETDPMLYRRVLRRLMNHLHWQGVPGVQGLLYHLTPDAYARAEDEGEDNQPHPKQNVERLDKVFEEALWIASLALPDAELAGLIKQWMRQDKLGFFMVATEKREISLVEIKEIVNRFCRSTREAEQALSAADDLQARIALVRRFLSERLQFIRIAREHLSVHDFGRLLPRVFGPSQGTGKLGGKSAGMVLAEHILRTKVRTDPAIGEFKTPESWFVASDGLMDFIHYNFLEDFQSFKFQPIEEIRHNFPYLEQVCKQSFFSPEMHSQLKLILEDAGEMPLIVRSSSLLEDSRGSAFSGKYRSLFLANTGTKEERLAALIDAVAEVYASIFNPDAIQYRSERGLLDYYEEMGVLIQRVVGTRVGKYFFPAFAGVAFNNNEFRWSPRIRREDGVLRLVTGLGTRAVDRVGNDYPVLISPGQPGLKVNQTPEQIVHYSQRSIDVINLETRRFETHPIEALVREVGTDYPLWDRILSVWDGNVVRRANKALDEPGGNEAVVTFAGLFEATPFLKQMREIMRALRETFGMPMDIEFAHDGKDLYILQCRPQSRLDEEEPVAIPAWVPEKKKLFSAAKYVTNAHVHGIRTVVYVDPEQYGQITSLADMVAVGDAVSRLNSLLPRRSFILMGPGRWGSRGDIKLGVKVTYSDINNSAMLIEIARKIGNYVPDLSFGTHFFQDLVEARIRYLALYPDDEGAVFAQDFFRASPNALADLLPEYEYLSPVLRVIDVPAVAEGQEIRVVMDGERDMALGFLCDPTSGQCRP from the coding sequence ATGGGCACAAGCAATTCGGCGGCCGGACTCCCCGGAGGGCCGCTGCGCGAGCGGGTCAAGGAGCTGGAGTGCCTCCAGCGGATTGTGGCCATCCTCGAGACGCCCGGCTTGTCTTCCGAGAAGATCCTGCAGGGAGTGGTGAACACCATCCCCATGGGTTGGCAGTACGCCGACCTGTGCCGGGCCCGGATCAAGTACCATAAGGCCGTCTTCCACACCCCCGGCTTCGAGGAGACCCGCTGGACCCTGCGCGTCCCGTTGAAAACTCACGGCGCGCCGTCCGGCTGGGTCGAAGTCTGCTACAGCGACAATCTCCCGATCAGCCGCGAGGATCCCTTCCTGTTGGAGGAGAAGAAGCTCATCGAGCTCATCGGAAACCGATTGGGCCGCCAGTTCGAAGAATGGGAAGGGACTCTTCCGATCGACGGGACCTGTGTGCTCGTCGATCCGGCCGCCCGGCGCAAGCCCGACTGGCAGGTCATCCTGGACCTCATCCGAGAGACGGACCCGATGCTCTACCGGCGCGTCCTGCGGCGGCTGATGAACCACCTCCACTGGCAGGGTGTCCCGGGCGTCCAGGGTCTGCTCTACCACCTGACGCCCGATGCCTATGCCCGGGCCGAGGACGAGGGGGAGGACAATCAGCCCCACCCCAAGCAGAATGTCGAGCGTCTGGACAAGGTCTTCGAGGAGGCTCTCTGGATCGCCTCGCTGGCCTTGCCCGATGCCGAGCTGGCCGGGCTGATCAAGCAGTGGATGCGCCAGGACAAGCTGGGCTTCTTCATGGTCGCCACCGAAAAGCGGGAGATCTCGCTGGTCGAGATCAAGGAGATCGTCAACCGCTTCTGCCGTTCGACCCGGGAGGCCGAGCAGGCCCTGTCCGCGGCCGACGATCTGCAGGCCCGGATCGCGCTGGTCCGGCGGTTTCTCAGCGAGCGCCTGCAGTTCATCCGGATCGCCCGCGAGCACCTCTCGGTCCACGACTTCGGCCGCCTCCTGCCGCGGGTCTTCGGCCCCAGCCAGGGCACCGGCAAGCTGGGCGGCAAGTCCGCCGGCATGGTTCTGGCCGAGCACATCCTGCGGACCAAGGTCCGGACCGATCCGGCCATCGGCGAGTTCAAGACCCCCGAATCCTGGTTCGTCGCCTCGGACGGGCTGATGGACTTCATCCACTACAACTTCCTGGAGGACTTCCAGAGCTTCAAGTTCCAGCCGATCGAGGAGATCCGCCACAACTTCCCCTACCTCGAGCAGGTCTGCAAGCAGTCCTTCTTCTCGCCCGAGATGCACTCCCAGCTCAAGCTCATCCTGGAGGACGCCGGGGAGATGCCGCTCATCGTCCGCTCTTCGAGCCTCCTCGAGGACAGCCGGGGATCGGCTTTCTCGGGCAAATATCGCAGCCTCTTCCTGGCCAACACCGGCACCAAGGAAGAGCGCCTAGCCGCCCTGATCGACGCCGTGGCCGAGGTCTATGCCTCGATCTTCAACCCCGATGCCATCCAGTACCGGTCCGAGCGCGGCCTGCTCGACTATTACGAAGAGATGGGCGTCCTTATCCAGCGGGTCGTCGGGACCCGGGTGGGGAAGTATTTCTTCCCGGCCTTTGCCGGGGTCGCCTTCAACAACAACGAATTCCGCTGGTCGCCCCGCATCCGCCGCGAGGACGGCGTCCTGCGCCTGGTGACGGGCCTGGGGACCCGGGCCGTCGACCGGGTGGGCAACGATTATCCCGTGCTCATCAGCCCCGGCCAGCCCGGGCTCAAGGTCAACCAGACGCCGGAACAGATCGTCCACTATTCCCAACGCTCCATCGACGTCATCAACCTGGAGACGCGCCGCTTCGAGACCCACCCCATCGAGGCCCTCGTTCGCGAAGTCGGGACGGACTACCCGCTCTGGGACCGCATCCTCTCGGTCTGGGACGGCAACGTCGTCCGCCGCGCCAACAAGGCCCTGGACGAGCCCGGCGGGAACGAGGCCGTCGTCACCTTCGCTGGCCTGTTCGAGGCGACGCCCTTCCTCAAACAGATGCGCGAGATCATGCGGGCCCTGCGCGAAACCTTCGGGATGCCCATGGACATCGAGTTTGCCCACGACGGCAAAGACCTCTACATTCTGCAATGCCGGCCGCAAAGCCGGCTGGACGAGGAAGAGCCGGTGGCCATCCCGGCCTGGGTGCCGGAGAAGAAGAAGCTCTTCTCCGCCGCCAAGTACGTGACCAATGCCCATGTCCACGGCATCCGGACGGTCGTCTATGTCGACCCCGAGCAGTATGGCCAGATCACCTCGCTGGCCGATATGGTGGCCGTCGGGGACGCCGTGTCCCGGCTCAACTCGCTCCTCCCGCGCCGGTCGTTCATCCTGATGGGGCCGGGCCGCTGGGGGAGCCGGGGCGACATCAAGCTGGGCGTCAAGGTGACCTATTCGGACATCAATAATTCTGCCATGCTGATCGAGATCGCCCGCAAAATCGGCAACTACGTCCCGGACCTGTCCTTCGGGACCCATTTCTTCCAGGATCTGGTCGAAGCCCGCATCCGCTACCTGGCCCTTTACCCGGACGATGAGGGGGCGGTCTTTGCCCAGGACTTCTTCCGCGCCTCGCCCAACGCTCTGGCCGATCTTCTGCCCGAGTACGAGTATCTCTCGCCGGTGCTGCGGGTGATCGACGTCCCCGCCGTGGCCGAAGGCCAGGAGATCCGGGTCGTGATGGATGGGGAGCGCGATATGGCCCTGGGCTTCCTATGCGACCCGACCTCGGGCCAATGCCGGCCGTGA
- a CDS encoding glycoside hydrolase family 95 protein, whose amino-acid sequence MKMRPPAIIFALLTIRLLAPAGPAAAAQDAARGLVLWYSHPAEKWENALPVGNGRLGAMVFGRTEEERITLNEDTLWSGGPYSTVVKGAAEALPEIQRLIFAGEYRKAHTLFGRRLMGYPVEQMKYQPLADLILTLPADVPAANYRHQLDLDEAIAATSFTKGGVRYVREVFASPVDQVVVVRLTADRPGRISFRAQLRGFRNAAHSNYATDYFRMDGLGPDGLVLNGKSAAYMGVEGRLRYQARLKAVAEGGSVRVVGDELFVDDADAATLLIAAATSFVSYKDVGGDPAARVAAVLRAAAGKPFAALREDHLREHRRLFRRVRWSLPVSAESELPTDQRLKAFDGRNDPALAALVFQFGRYLLISSSRPGDEPANLQGIWNKDSNPMWDSKYTTNINTEMNYWPAEVGNLGECAEPLFRMIRELTDQGAQVAREHYGAKGWVHHQNTDLWRVAAPMDGPSWGAFTTGGAWLCTHLWEHYLYTGDEAFLKEFYPVLRGAAEFFLDFLVPHPRLGWLVTNPSTSPENFPAGPAAVKFFDEITGFMTGTSIAAGSAIDMQIVGELFAEAARASEILGLDPDFRRKVLAAKARLAPPQIGRNGNLQEWLEDWDETEKSHRHISGLWGLFPGKEISAHRTPALAKGAEVVLEQRGLPGNGWSSAWKAACWARLGNAAKAMDNFAYAARKYTTDSLFSICSGAMQVDGAFGFAAALAELILQSHEGEISLLPALPAAWTEGEAAGLLARGGFEVGLRWQGGRLAEASILSKLGRVCRVRTQSPAAATEAGNAVRAAHPELGVIEFPSEPGKTYVVKLTDQGVQRP is encoded by the coding sequence ATGAAAATGCGCCCGCCCGCGATCATCTTCGCTCTCCTGACGATCCGGCTCCTCGCTCCCGCCGGTCCGGCGGCGGCGGCCCAGGACGCCGCTCGCGGCTTGGTCCTGTGGTACTCCCATCCGGCCGAAAAGTGGGAAAACGCGCTTCCGGTCGGCAACGGCCGGCTGGGGGCCATGGTCTTCGGCCGGACCGAGGAAGAGCGCATCACGCTCAATGAAGACACCCTCTGGTCGGGCGGCCCTTATTCCACGGTCGTCAAGGGAGCGGCGGAAGCCCTGCCCGAAATCCAACGCCTGATTTTCGCCGGGGAATACCGGAAGGCCCACACTCTGTTCGGGCGCCGCTTGATGGGCTACCCCGTCGAGCAGATGAAATATCAACCCCTGGCCGACTTGATCCTGACGCTTCCGGCCGACGTCCCGGCCGCGAACTATCGGCATCAGCTCGACCTGGACGAGGCCATTGCCGCGACGAGCTTCACCAAGGGCGGCGTCCGCTACGTCCGGGAAGTCTTCGCCAGCCCGGTCGACCAGGTCGTCGTCGTCCGTCTGACCGCCGATCGGCCCGGCCGGATTTCGTTCAGAGCGCAGCTCCGGGGCTTTCGCAACGCCGCCCATTCCAACTACGCCACGGATTACTTCCGGATGGACGGCTTGGGGCCCGACGGCCTCGTTCTGAACGGGAAATCCGCCGCTTATATGGGGGTCGAGGGCCGGCTCCGTTACCAGGCCCGGCTTAAGGCCGTCGCCGAGGGCGGATCGGTGCGTGTCGTCGGGGACGAGCTGTTTGTCGACGACGCCGACGCCGCAACCCTGCTCATTGCCGCGGCGACAAGCTTTGTGAGCTACAAGGATGTTGGCGGCGATCCGGCCGCCCGAGTCGCGGCCGTCCTGCGGGCCGCGGCGGGCAAGCCCTTCGCCGCTCTCCGCGAAGATCATCTGCGGGAGCACCGCCGGCTGTTCCGGCGCGTCCGTTGGAGCCTGCCTGTCTCCGCCGAATCCGAGCTTCCCACCGACCAGCGGCTCAAGGCCTTCGACGGGAGGAACGACCCCGCCTTGGCCGCCCTCGTCTTTCAGTTCGGGCGCTATCTGCTGATTTCCTCCTCCCGTCCGGGGGACGAGCCGGCCAACCTACAGGGGATCTGGAACAAGGATTCCAACCCGATGTGGGACTCGAAGTACACGACCAACATCAACACCGAGATGAACTACTGGCCGGCCGAAGTCGGGAACTTGGGCGAGTGCGCCGAGCCGCTCTTCCGGATGATCCGGGAACTGACGGACCAAGGCGCCCAGGTGGCCCGCGAGCACTACGGCGCCAAGGGCTGGGTCCACCATCAGAATACGGACTTGTGGCGGGTGGCCGCTCCCATGGACGGCCCGAGCTGGGGCGCCTTCACGACCGGCGGGGCCTGGCTCTGCACCCATCTTTGGGAGCACTATCTTTACACCGGGGACGAGGCCTTCCTGAAGGAATTTTATCCCGTCCTGCGGGGCGCCGCGGAGTTCTTCCTCGATTTTCTCGTCCCGCATCCCCGTTTGGGTTGGCTGGTGACGAATCCGTCGACCTCGCCCGAGAACTTTCCGGCCGGGCCGGCGGCGGTGAAGTTTTTCGACGAGATCACCGGCTTCATGACCGGGACCTCGATCGCGGCCGGGTCGGCGATCGATATGCAGATCGTCGGCGAGCTGTTCGCCGAGGCCGCCCGGGCCTCCGAGATCCTGGGCCTCGATCCGGACTTCCGGCGGAAGGTCCTCGCCGCCAAAGCCCGCCTGGCCCCGCCGCAAATCGGGCGCAACGGCAACCTCCAGGAATGGCTCGAGGATTGGGACGAGACCGAGAAGAGCCATCGCCACATTTCTGGGCTCTGGGGACTGTTCCCCGGCAAGGAGATTTCGGCACACCGGACGCCGGCCTTGGCCAAAGGGGCGGAAGTCGTCCTGGAGCAGAGGGGCCTACCGGGCAACGGTTGGTCCTCGGCCTGGAAGGCGGCCTGCTGGGCCCGGCTGGGAAACGCTGCGAAAGCCATGGACAACTTCGCCTATGCCGCGCGGAAATATACGACCGACAGCCTGTTTTCAATCTGTTCGGGAGCGATGCAGGTGGACGGCGCCTTCGGCTTCGCTGCGGCGCTGGCCGAGCTGATCCTGCAGTCGCACGAAGGCGAGATCTCACTTCTGCCCGCCCTGCCCGCGGCCTGGACCGAGGGCGAGGCGGCCGGGCTTCTGGCTCGCGGCGGCTTCGAGGTCGGACTTCGTTGGCAGGGGGGCCGTTTGGCGGAAGCCTCGATCCTGTCCAAGCTCGGCCGGGTCTGCCGGGTCCGGACGCAAAGTCCGGCCGCGGCGACCGAAGCCGGGAACGCCGTCCGCGCGGCCCACCCGGAGCTCGGAGTCATCGAGTTTCCGAGCGAACCCGGGAAGACCTATGTCGTGAAATTGACAGACCAAGGAGTCCAACGGCCATGA